One window from the genome of Paraconexibacter algicola encodes:
- a CDS encoding cupin domain-containing protein yields the protein MHDLWLPGGVRTEIRLTGEDTAGAFTLLVDEAPPGWELPPHRHLVESETIHVTGGTMWLALGGEDERMEVPAGSTVHLPPGLLHAGGTAGDEPLERVVIFSPAGIEEFFAAIGQESQDAQIDGPELLRLAGEYGWEFS from the coding sequence ATGCACGACCTGTGGCTGCCCGGCGGGGTCCGGACCGAGATCCGGCTGACCGGAGAGGACACGGCCGGGGCCTTCACGCTGCTGGTCGACGAGGCGCCGCCCGGGTGGGAGCTGCCCCCGCACCGACACCTCGTCGAGTCCGAGACCATCCACGTGACCGGCGGGACCATGTGGCTCGCGCTCGGTGGAGAGGACGAGCGGATGGAGGTCCCCGCCGGGAGCACCGTGCACCTGCCGCCGGGTCTGCTGCACGCCGGCGGAACCGCGGGCGACGAGCCGCTCGAGCGCGTCGTGATCTTCTCCCCCGCCGGGATCGAGGAGTTCTTCGCGGCGATCGGGCAGGAGTCGCAGGACGCCCAGATCGACGGTCCAGAGCTCCTTCGCCTGGCCGGGGAGTACGGCTGGGAGTTCTCCTAG
- a CDS encoding FMN-dependent NADH-azoreductase, giving the protein MPHLLHIDSSIQGERSVSRRLTARAAERWRSAHPGGTSTYRDLGAAPLPHLDSDSGTARMLPPEAHTPAQATSYALSQELVGEILAADTILLGMPLYNFGAPSSVKTWVDHLILPGVAFDHETQEGLLGDRDLLVLASRGGGYTPGSPKEGWDHAETWLPHGLSMTGLRPRFITAQLTLADVNPAMADLKPLAAESLAAAEREIDAQWTGVTA; this is encoded by the coding sequence ATGCCCCACCTCCTGCACATCGACTCGAGCATCCAGGGCGAGCGCTCGGTCAGCCGTCGACTCACCGCGCGCGCCGCCGAGCGCTGGCGCTCGGCCCACCCCGGTGGCACGTCCACCTACCGCGACCTCGGCGCCGCGCCCCTGCCGCATCTCGACAGCGACTCAGGGACCGCGCGCATGCTCCCCCCGGAGGCGCACACCCCGGCACAGGCGACGTCCTACGCGCTGAGCCAGGAGCTGGTCGGCGAGATCCTCGCCGCCGACACCATCCTGCTCGGGATGCCGCTCTACAACTTCGGCGCCCCGAGCTCGGTGAAGACCTGGGTCGACCACCTGATCCTGCCGGGAGTGGCGTTCGACCACGAGACCCAGGAGGGTCTGCTGGGCGACCGCGACCTGCTCGTCCTTGCCTCGCGCGGAGGCGGCTACACGCCCGGCTCGCCCAAGGAGGGGTGGGATCACGCCGAGACGTGGCTGCCCCATGGCCTCAGCATGACCGGGCTGCGGCCGCGCTTCATCACCGCGCAGCTCACGCTCGCCGACGTGAATCCGGCGATGGCCGATCTCAAGCCGCTCGCCGCCGAGAGCCTCGCGGCGGCCGAGCGCGAGATCGACGCCCAGTGGACGGGCGTGACGGCCTAG